In Thermofilum pendens Hrk 5, the sequence GGAAAAACCCGGAGCCAATAAGGCGAGCAGTAGCAGTAGAGAAGCTACCAGGCGTACGTTGATCTTCACGAACTCACCCACTGCTCAGAGCGTCTATAGGAGACATAAAGTTATCTACACCCACGCCCCGTGGCAAGCGCATCTGGGCCTGCCCGGCTAGCAGGGTAGAACCCGTGTCCCGGAACCTCCTTCAACCGCCTCCAGCATCCTGTCCAAGTGAGCTATTACGGCTACTTTCCCCGTTTTCGCCGCGTAAAGCGCGGCCGCCTCTACTTTTGGGCCCATGCTTCCCCTAGGGAAAACCCCCTTGTTCACCAATTCGAGGGCTTCGCGCGCACAGAGCTCTTCCACCAGCCTCTGTGAGGGTGTTCCGTAGTCTAAGTAGACACCTTCAACATCGGTTAGTATGACGAACTTCTCGGCGTTTAGCTCCTGCGCTAGTAGCGACGATGCCAGGTCCTTGTCTATGACTGCGTCGACCCCCTCGTACCCCTTGCCGCTCCTGACGACGGGTATACCCCCTCCCCCCACCGCCACTACGATGTCCACTTCCCCTGCAAGCCTCTTCACGACCTCTAGCTCCACGATTCTCTTAGGCCGCGGCGACGGAACAACGCGCCTCCAGCCCTTACCGGGAACATTCACCAAGGTCCACCCTTTCTCGAGTAGACGGGGAACCTCGCTTTCCTGGTAGTAGGGCCCTATAGGCTTGGAGGGCGACTTGAACGCCGGGTCCTCGGCGTCGACTTCCACCCGAGTCGTCAACACGGCGACCTTCAGGGATGGATCCACGCTTGAGACTGCCTGCTGAACCATGTAGCCTATGAGGCTCTGAGTCATTGCGACACAGGCGTGTAGCGGCATGCCCGGCACCTCCTTGAAGGCTTCTTGCTGGAGGTACAGGTTTCCCACTTGGGGTCCGTTCCCGTGCGTGATTACAAGCTTGTACCTGGATGCCAGCCGGGCGATGTGTCCCGAAACTCTCTGAAGGTTTCTAACCTGTTCTTCAAAAGTGCCTCTCTCCCCAGTCCTTAGCAGAGCGTTGCCTCCCAGCGCCAGCACTACGAGATCCTTGCTCACAAGTCTTACTCGCGCATGTAAATAAAAAATTTTTAACGAAAAACATATACTGGCGACTCCACAATGGTCGGTCTTCGTTCACGCCTGCAGGGCTTAGATTCGAGAAAGCTTCAAGGCTATCCCTCTGAGGATCAATCCGCCTGAATTTGGGAAAGAGCCTCGCCGACAACCCTCTCGGCTTCGAGGTAGAGCTTCAGGAGTTTTCGCGCCTCCTCCGTCAGGACCATCCCGCCGTGGCGTTGCCCTCCTCTGCGGCGCTCGATTAGCGTGACGCCGGCTCTCTCCTCTAGCTTTTTCAGGTAGCTCCACGCGAAGCTATAGGAGTAGCCCAGCGCCTCTGCCGCCGCGTGGAGAGACCCTTTCTCTTCGATAGCCTTTAATAGCTCCGCACCCCCCTTGCCGAGAATAGGCTTACCGTCCTTTACGAGCCACACCTTGTACCTGACTTCGATGTCGCCCAAGCGCTAGCCCCCCGCTATGGGTGGAAAAACTGCTACCACGTCGCCGTCTTTCAGCTGGGTGCTCTGGACGAACTGTATGTGCCTCCCGTTCACCAGTATTATCCTGTCACGCCTGTAATCGTCTCCCTCGAAAACCTCCTCCACGAAGTCCCTTCCGAGGATCCTGGCAGCCTCCTCTACGCAACCACGCAGGCTTCCATCGCAATCGACGCTTACCTCGGGTACCCCGTACTTGTCTCTCAGCGTAGCGAAAAGCAAGAACTTCACGTGTACACGCACATGTAGAGAATTTCTCCGAAGATTCAAAAACTTTTTTCTAGAGGATTTCGCCTCGAACACTAGAGGCTCGTATGAGCGTCTGCGTAGTCAGGTGCCGAGACTTTGAAGGAGACGTTGCCGGTAGGCTGGCGCGCATACTGGAGGACTGCGAGGGGGTGGTGCTTCTCGGCGACTCCTCGTGCACGGAGAGGTGGGCCGGTATAGTTGAGGAGCTACGCGTGAGGGGTGCCAGGTGGTACAGGCTCGTGTATGTCGATGAGGAAAGGGATCCGTTGCTCTCCTCGCTCAGCGTTGATGCCGTGGTGGATCTATGGAGGAAATTCCTGGAGGAAACCAAGGACGTAGCCCCCGAGGTAAAGTTCGAGGCCTCCAAGCGTGTATCTAGACGGGAGCTACTGAGCTCGGGGCTCGGCGTGCTCCTCACTTACACTTCCATCCCGGCGGTAGACTCCTCTAGGTGCCTTACCCTGAGAAACTGCGATGTGTGCTTGTCCTCGTGCCCCTACGACGCGATGAGCGGCAAGCCGCCTAAACCCGACGCTGACAGGTGCGTAGAGTGCGGGCTTTGCACCTCCAGCTGTCCCTCCGGCTTGATGTTCACTCCTCACATCCCTCCGGAGAAGCTTAGAACCTTGATAAAGGGTGCTCGAAGAGGGGGTTGCGAAGCCCTCCTCGTGGTGTGCCCCAAAACCCGCCGCTTAGCCTACGGGGACTTTGGAGAAGCGTCGCCGAGAGGCTTCCTGATAGAGCTCCCCTGCGTAGCTTCCCTGAGGATTCACGAGTACCTATATGCCAAGGCTTTGGGAATGGACGTTTTCCTCTACGCCCCGAGTAACGTGTGTTCCGGTTGCCCAAGAGTATCTGCGCGCGACGCGTTTCTAAGCATGGTTAGAGAGGCGGACAACATCACGGAGAAACGGGCGGCGGAGCCTACCCCGGGTCCCCTGCCGGCGGTGTTCTCGCATGTCTCGAGAGAAGACGTGAACCAATGGTTAAGCCTAGAGTTCCTGCCGATTTTCCGCGTATCGGTAAAGGATAGTTGTACTCTGTGCGGCGCCTGCGCGAAGAACTGCCCAGAGAAAGCCTTAAACGCCGTTGCTTCGAGCGGGAGGGTCGAGCTACGCTTCTACCCCTGGAGGTGTATTGGATGCCGGGAATGCGTAGAGGTGTGCCCAGAGGACGCGGTAGAGATAGACAGGGCGGCTAACCCAGCGCTAATGTCGAGGCACGAGCACATTGTTCTCTCGTCCTCCGAGATGGCACGTTGCTCTAAGTGCGGTAGAGAAATAGCGCCCGAGAAGCTCGTAGCGTCGCTCGAGGCTAAAATGACGCGGAAAGGTTTACCCCGAGAGGTCGTCTCAAGCCTCAGAATATGCGACGAATGCAAGCGTAAAAGCATGGTGGAAGAGCTCGAGAAAAGCCTGGAGATAGCCGGGTAAAAGAAAAACAAAAAATTTAAGGTTCGATTCCAAGCTCCTTCAGCTTCTCCTTGGTTGGCACTCCGTTGACCCAGCCTCTGATCTTGTAGTACTCCTCCAGCATCTTGTCGAGCTCGACGACCTGTCCCTTAGCAGGCCCCTCGGGCATCGGCTCTTTGAGGAGGCGCGGGGGCAGCGTGTCGTCCTTGGCAGAGAAGCCGTACAGCGACATCATGTACCTCTCGAGGTTGTAGATCCTTTCACCTATTGTTAGCACGTCCTTCTCCGTGAAGTTGAATCCCGCGATCGTGTTGAAGAGGTCGGCGTAGTCCTTCGCGCCTATCTCGAAGGTCGTGAACAGGCAGTTAACCGCCGAGTTAACGACGCTCGTGAGGTCCTGGAAGACTTTAACCCACTGAGCCTTGCCTTCGGGCGTTAAGGGGTCGATTTTCTGCGGGATACCAAGGATCTCCGGGGATATGGTGTAGCCAGTGACGTGGCAACCTCCCCTGTTGGCGGTGGCGTACTCGAGTCCTATGCCCTTCGCTCCTCTCGGGTCGTAAGCCGGCATTTCGAGGCCTTTCACGCTCATAGAGAGTTCCGGTGCGCCGTACATTTCGGCGAGTCTCCTGCTACCGAGCGCGAGCTTCGCTCCGAAGCCGGACTTGTAGGCAGTCCTCCAGACAGCTTCTACGAGCGCCGCCGCGTTTCCGAACCTGAGGTCTAGGCCCTGGAGATCCTCCTGCGGTATGTAGCCCTTTTCGTAGAGCTCCATTGCGGCTGCAATTGTGCTTCCCATGCTGATGGTGTCCAGCCCGAACTCGTCGCAGTAGTGGTTAGCCTTGATTATCGCCGCGAGATCCATTACTCCCGTAGCGTTTCCGAGAGCCCAGATGGACTCGTACTCTGGTCCCTCGGAGTACAGTATCTGGAAGGGTCCCGAGGGCACCTTGACTACTCTACCGCACCCGATCTGGCAGCCCCAGCACGGCCTCCTCGAGATTAGGTAGGTCTTCTCGAGCGTCTCCCCGCTTATCTTGTCAGCCTCTGGGTTGTAGCCGAACTGCCAGTTCTTGTATGGAAGCATTCCCGCCTGGTTGATTATGTTCACGAGGACTGCCGTACCGTACTTGGGCAACCCTCCGCCGGTGACCGGGTTCTTCCTTATCCTCTCGATGAGGCTCTTGGAGAGCTCCCGGAACCTCTCGGGGTCCGCTACCT encodes:
- a CDS encoding MoaD family protein, with protein sequence MKFLLFATLRDKYGVPEVSVDCDGSLRGCVEEAARILGRDFVEEVFEGDDYRRDRIILVNGRHIQFVQSTQLKDGDVVAVFPPIAGG
- a CDS encoding winged helix-turn-helix domain-containing protein, whose protein sequence is MGDIEVRYKVWLVKDGKPILGKGGAELLKAIEEKGSLHAAAEALGYSYSFAWSYLKKLEERAGVTLIERRRGGQRHGGMVLTEEARKLLKLYLEAERVVGEALSQIQAD
- a CDS encoding aldehyde ferredoxin oxidoreductase family protein, which gives rise to MPIKGGYVNKILTVNLTDKTIREDPIDPAVAEKYIGGKGYALYVFYYKYLKEYMAKGIAPKDIDPLGPENVLAFTTGPITGIAGVPSPGRHHVMALRSPLTGSIASANSGGEFGAYLKFAGYDMIFIEGASEKPVYIEIVDGHVEIKDASDLWGKNVFDTTRVLKSRVKGKNVSVACIGPAGENLVLFANIMNDDHRAAGRTGVGAVMGSKKLKAIVVSGEGKPQVADPERFRELSKSLIERIRKNPVTGGGLPKYGTAVLVNIINQAGMLPYKNWQFGYNPEADKISGETLEKTYLISRRPCWGCQIGCGRVVKVPSGPFQILYSEGPEYESIWALGNATGVMDLAAIIKANHYCDEFGLDTISMGSTIAAAMELYEKGYIPQEDLQGLDLRFGNAAALVEAVWRTAYKSGFGAKLALGSRRLAEMYGAPELSMSVKGLEMPAYDPRGAKGIGLEYATANRGGCHVTGYTISPEILGIPQKIDPLTPEGKAQWVKVFQDLTSVVNSAVNCLFTTFEIGAKDYADLFNTIAGFNFTEKDVLTIGERIYNLERYMMSLYGFSAKDDTLPPRLLKEPMPEGPAKGQVVELDKMLEEYYKIRGWVNGVPTKEKLKELGIEP
- the arcC gene encoding carbamate kinase, translated to MSKDLVVLALGGNALLRTGERGTFEEQVRNLQRVSGHIARLASRYKLVITHGNGPQVGNLYLQQEAFKEVPGMPLHACVAMTQSLIGYMVQQAVSSVDPSLKVAVLTTRVEVDAEDPAFKSPSKPIGPYYQESEVPRLLEKGWTLVNVPGKGWRRVVPSPRPKRIVELEVVKRLAGEVDIVVAVGGGGIPVVRSGKGYEGVDAVIDKDLASSLLAQELNAEKFVILTDVEGVYLDYGTPSQRLVEELCAREALELVNKGVFPRGSMGPKVEAAALYAAKTGKVAVIAHLDRMLEAVEGGSGTRVLPC
- a CDS encoding 4Fe-4S dicluster domain-containing protein; the encoded protein is MSVCVVRCRDFEGDVAGRLARILEDCEGVVLLGDSSCTERWAGIVEELRVRGARWYRLVYVDEERDPLLSSLSVDAVVDLWRKFLEETKDVAPEVKFEASKRVSRRELLSSGLGVLLTYTSIPAVDSSRCLTLRNCDVCLSSCPYDAMSGKPPKPDADRCVECGLCTSSCPSGLMFTPHIPPEKLRTLIKGARRGGCEALLVVCPKTRRLAYGDFGEASPRGFLIELPCVASLRIHEYLYAKALGMDVFLYAPSNVCSGCPRVSARDAFLSMVREADNITEKRAAEPTPGPLPAVFSHVSREDVNQWLSLEFLPIFRVSVKDSCTLCGACAKNCPEKALNAVASSGRVELRFYPWRCIGCRECVEVCPEDAVEIDRAANPALMSRHEHIVLSSSEMARCSKCGREIAPEKLVASLEAKMTRKGLPREVVSSLRICDECKRKSMVEELEKSLEIAG